One Argiope bruennichi chromosome 5, qqArgBrue1.1, whole genome shotgun sequence DNA segment encodes these proteins:
- the LOC129969610 gene encoding U4/U6.U5 small nuclear ribonucleoprotein 27 kDa protein-like codes for MGRSRSRSPARRERHRSRSRERERDHERRVRGRYRSRSPSPRRRRSRSPIRRRSRSRSWSPPRRRSRSGSRGRESTKEAPKRAVSKFLMERTPITDKDLEGKTDDEIEMMKIMGFGNFDTTKGKHVPGNVAYGVHVIHKRKYRQYMNRKGGFNRPLDFVA; via the exons ATGGGAAGAAGTCGTTCTAGATCGCCTGCTAGACGAG AAAGGCATCGAAGCCGTTCTCGAGAGCGAGAAAGAGATCATGAACGTAGAGTTAGAG GTAGATATCGTAGTAGATCCCCATCACCACGTCGCCGAAGAAGCAG GTCTCCAATTCGAAGAAGATCAAGATCTCGCTCATGGTCGCCACCAAGAAGAAGGAGCAGATCTGGTTCTAG gGGACGCGAATCTACTAAAGAAGCTCCAAAAAGGGCTGTATCCAAATTTTTAATGGAACGAACTCCTATTACAG ataaagATCTTGAAGGGAAAACTGATGATGAAATAGAAATGATGAAGATAATGGGATTTGGTAACTTTGATACAACGAAG ggtAAACATGTTCCAGGAAATGTTGCATATGGTGTACATGTTATTCATAAAAGAAAGTACAG GCAATACATGAACAGAAAAGGTGGTTTCAACAGACCTTTGGACTTTGTGGCTTAA